A window of the Gemmatirosa kalamazoonensis genome harbors these coding sequences:
- a CDS encoding alpha/beta fold hydrolase: protein MRPALRGALLGATLWAARLPAQSDTTGGLYTAADGARIHYTAAGAGPAVVLLHGFLNDGTSWRRTPAYARLVDAGFRVVVVDLRGNGASDKPTAPEAWANDAETRDVVGVAQALGLGEYCVAGYSRGSIVAARLLELDPHVRCAVLGGMGADFTNPAWPRRVAAHRALAGLPLDSAALAPVAGMVRAADQRGLDRRVLAMQQQAQPSSSRAALGRVRVPVLVISGDADQEDGSPEELARLFPRATLVTVPGDHGATMRSTAFADSVTAFLERARHRR from the coding sequence GTGAGACCGGCGCTGCGCGGCGCGCTGCTGGGCGCGACGCTCTGGGCCGCGCGGCTGCCGGCCCAGAGCGACACGACGGGCGGCCTCTACACCGCGGCGGACGGCGCGCGCATCCACTACACCGCGGCCGGCGCCGGCCCCGCGGTCGTGCTGCTGCACGGCTTCCTGAACGACGGCACGTCGTGGCGGCGCACGCCGGCGTACGCTCGCCTGGTCGACGCGGGCTTTCGCGTGGTGGTGGTGGACCTGCGCGGCAACGGCGCCTCCGACAAGCCGACGGCGCCCGAGGCCTGGGCGAACGACGCCGAGACGCGCGACGTCGTCGGCGTCGCGCAGGCGCTCGGCCTCGGCGAGTACTGCGTGGCGGGCTACTCGCGCGGCTCCATCGTCGCGGCGCGGCTGCTCGAGCTCGACCCGCACGTGCGGTGCGCGGTGCTCGGCGGCATGGGCGCCGACTTCACGAACCCCGCGTGGCCGCGTCGCGTGGCGGCGCACCGCGCGCTCGCCGGCCTGCCGCTCGACTCGGCGGCGCTGGCACCGGTCGCCGGGATGGTGCGGGCGGCCGACCAGCGCGGCCTCGACCGCCGCGTGCTCGCCATGCAGCAGCAGGCGCAGCCGAGCAGCTCGCGCGCGGCGCTGGGGCGCGTGCGCGTGCCGGTGCTCGTGATCTCCGGCGACGCCGACCAGGAGGACGGCTCGCCCGAGGAGCTCGCGCGACTGTTCCCGCGCGCCACGCTGGTGACCGTGCCCGGCGATCACGGCGCGACGATGCGATCGACCGCATTCGCGGACTCGGTGACCGCGTTCCTCGAGCGGGCGCGGCATCGGCGTTAG
- a CDS encoding HEAT repeat domain-containing protein: protein MRLTPLLALLALAATQPPANRRATTRPPKLVRLTAAEQRKLADSAQRAVSVQAIGGLVATPWAPEGLVADPIAIDVDPQGVVYVTGSERAGAVGSLLDIRGHPTWVPTVHTLTTVPQLHDFYHKELSPARSAQNLWIPDLNRDGSHDWRDLTVPVDRVYRVVDRAGRGMADESRVLYEGFNADAVDDVANGLVALPGGDLLVAAAPDVSRLHERNGVVTRTPISSGYNVHPAFFGHGLAGLTLGPDGRVYWSMGDLGFDLVDKTGKRWRQPNNGAILRANPDGTDFEVYASGLRNPQAFAFDELGNIIASDNDGDHQGEYERVVYVTNGSDAGWRSTWQYGKYTDPANNRYNVWMDERMFTPRFPGQAAYIVPPVAPSHAGPSGLVYEPGTALGDRWRRTFFLTSFVGTPSGARVYAFTVAPDGAGFRLQSDTVALQGILGVGLRFGPDGAIYLADWIDGWGSKGRGRIWKIDTPADSASPARAETRKLIAESFAGRTSDQLLALLRHADMRVRTKAQFELVRRKDAPTLLAAVADAHASPRTWAFVHGIWGVAQLARVDARQAAALVPLLRDTDGEVRAQAAKMLGDLRYAPAADSLLPLLKDDAPRARFFAAEALGRLAYRPAVQGIVGMLADNDDRDVWLRQAGATALARIGDTAQVAALASHPSRGVRLAAVVTLRRLRSPDVARFLDDADEAVVTEAARAINDDGGIVPALPALARQLAATRFANTPLVRRAISANLRVGSREALDRLASYASSSGGAANADTLRAEALAALGAWANPSPMDRVDGAWLGPVPPRDAVAARAVVAKLVTSLPADANEELTLAALNAVANIGAKEAAPMLLAKFQSSAPRAVRAAALRALRAVGADETEQAVRTALADPDPVLRSAALGMVPALRLSDDGSAELLGGVAEKGTTTEQQSALASLGALHGTRAQASLDQLFGKLESGALAPEVRLDVAEAAKAGASPAVRERARRWLAPVAEGKAPGALGEALRRGGSAQHGREIVLAGPASECTRCHSIGTPGADVGPDLTHIASRITKEQMLEALLTPSARLAPGYGTVLLTLKDGKSVVGTLREESGGELVVETAPGKRQRVATGDVAKRTNLPSPMPPMGKLLTPREIRDVVEYLSTLR from the coding sequence GCTCACCACGGTGCCGCAGCTCCACGACTTCTACCACAAGGAGCTCTCCCCGGCGCGCAGCGCGCAGAACCTCTGGATCCCCGACCTCAACCGCGACGGCTCGCACGACTGGCGCGACCTCACGGTGCCGGTCGACCGCGTGTACCGCGTCGTCGACCGTGCCGGCCGCGGGATGGCCGACGAGTCGCGCGTGCTGTACGAGGGGTTCAACGCGGACGCGGTGGACGACGTCGCCAACGGGCTCGTCGCGCTCCCCGGCGGCGACCTGCTCGTCGCCGCGGCGCCCGACGTCTCGCGGCTGCACGAGCGCAACGGCGTCGTCACGCGGACGCCGATCAGCAGTGGGTACAACGTGCACCCGGCGTTCTTCGGCCACGGCCTCGCCGGACTCACGTTAGGCCCGGACGGCCGCGTGTACTGGTCGATGGGCGACCTCGGGTTCGACCTCGTCGACAAGACGGGCAAGCGCTGGCGGCAGCCCAACAACGGCGCGATCCTGCGCGCGAACCCCGACGGCACCGACTTCGAGGTCTATGCGTCGGGACTGCGCAACCCGCAGGCGTTCGCGTTCGACGAGCTCGGGAACATCATCGCGTCGGACAACGACGGCGACCACCAGGGCGAGTACGAGCGCGTCGTCTACGTCACGAACGGATCCGACGCGGGCTGGCGCTCGACGTGGCAGTACGGCAAGTACACCGACCCGGCGAACAACCGCTACAACGTCTGGATGGACGAGCGGATGTTCACGCCACGCTTCCCGGGGCAGGCGGCGTACATCGTGCCGCCGGTCGCCCCGTCGCACGCCGGGCCGTCCGGGCTCGTGTACGAGCCGGGCACCGCGTTAGGCGACCGGTGGCGCCGCACGTTCTTCCTCACGAGCTTCGTCGGCACGCCGTCGGGCGCGCGCGTCTACGCGTTCACGGTCGCGCCCGACGGCGCCGGCTTCCGGCTCCAGTCGGACACCGTCGCGCTGCAGGGGATCCTGGGCGTCGGCCTGCGCTTCGGCCCCGACGGCGCCATCTACCTCGCCGACTGGATCGACGGCTGGGGCTCCAAGGGGCGCGGCCGCATCTGGAAGATCGACACCCCGGCCGACTCGGCGAGCCCCGCGCGCGCCGAGACGCGGAAGCTGATCGCCGAGTCGTTCGCGGGGCGCACGAGCGACCAGCTGCTCGCGCTCCTGCGCCACGCCGACATGCGCGTGCGCACGAAGGCGCAGTTCGAGCTCGTGCGCCGCAAGGACGCGCCCACGCTGCTCGCCGCGGTCGCCGACGCGCACGCCAGCCCGCGCACGTGGGCGTTCGTGCACGGCATCTGGGGCGTCGCGCAGCTCGCGCGCGTCGACGCGCGGCAGGCCGCCGCGCTCGTGCCGCTGCTCCGCGACACGGACGGCGAGGTGCGCGCGCAGGCGGCGAAGATGCTCGGCGACCTGCGCTACGCACCGGCCGCGGACTCGCTGCTGCCGCTGCTGAAGGACGACGCGCCGCGGGCGCGCTTCTTCGCCGCCGAGGCGTTAGGCAGGCTGGCGTACCGGCCCGCCGTGCAGGGAATCGTCGGCATGCTCGCCGACAACGACGACCGCGACGTGTGGCTGCGGCAGGCCGGCGCCACCGCGCTCGCGCGCATCGGCGACACGGCGCAGGTCGCGGCGCTCGCGTCACACCCGTCGCGCGGCGTGCGGCTCGCCGCGGTCGTCACGCTGCGCCGGTTGCGGAGCCCCGACGTCGCGCGCTTCCTCGACGACGCCGACGAGGCGGTGGTGACGGAGGCCGCGCGCGCGATCAACGACGACGGTGGGATCGTGCCGGCGCTGCCGGCGCTCGCGCGGCAGCTCGCCGCGACGCGCTTCGCGAACACGCCGCTCGTGCGCCGCGCCATCAGCGCGAACCTGCGCGTCGGCTCGCGCGAGGCGCTCGACCGGCTGGCATCCTACGCCTCGAGCAGCGGCGGCGCGGCGAACGCCGACACGCTGCGCGCCGAGGCGCTCGCCGCGCTCGGTGCGTGGGCGAACCCGTCGCCGATGGACCGCGTGGACGGCGCGTGGCTCGGCCCCGTGCCGCCGCGCGACGCCGTCGCCGCGCGCGCCGTGGTGGCGAAGCTCGTCACGTCGCTCCCTGCCGACGCGAACGAGGAGCTCACGCTCGCCGCGCTGAACGCGGTGGCGAACATCGGCGCGAAGGAGGCGGCGCCGATGCTGCTCGCGAAGTTCCAGTCCAGCGCGCCGCGCGCGGTGCGCGCCGCCGCGCTGCGTGCGCTGCGCGCGGTCGGCGCCGACGAGACGGAGCAGGCCGTGCGCACCGCGCTCGCCGACCCGGATCCGGTGCTGCGCTCCGCCGCGTTGGGCATGGTGCCGGCGCTCCGTCTCTCCGACGACGGCAGCGCGGAGCTCCTCGGCGGCGTCGCGGAGAAGGGCACCACGACGGAGCAGCAGAGCGCGCTCGCGTCGCTCGGCGCGCTCCACGGCACGCGTGCGCAGGCCTCACTGGATCAGTTGTTCGGCAAGCTGGAGTCGGGCGCGCTGGCCCCCGAGGTGCGGCTCGACGTCGCCGAGGCGGCGAAGGCGGGCGCGTCGCCGGCGGTGCGGGAGCGTGCGCGTCGCTGGCTCGCGCCGGTGGCCGAGGGGAAGGCGCCCGGCGCGCTCGGCGAGGCGCTGCGGCGCGGCGGCAGCGCGCAGCACGGCCGCGAGATCGTGCTCGCGGGCCCGGCGTCGGAGTGCACGCGCTGCCACAGCATCGGCACCCCGGGCGCCGACGTCGGCCCCGACCTCACGCACATCGCGTCGCGCATCACGAAGGAGCAGATGCTCGAGGCGCTGCTCACGCCGAGCGCGCGCCTCGCGCCGGGCTACGGCACCGTGCTGCTCACGCTGAAGGACGGCAAGTCCGTCGTCGGCACGCTGCGCGAGGAGTCGGGTGGTGAGCTCGTCGTCGAGACCGCGCCCGGCAAGCGCCAGCGCGTCGCGACGGGCGACGTCGCCAAGCGCACGAATCTGCCGTCGCCGATGCCGCCGATGGGCAAGCTGCTCACGCCGCGCGAGATCCGGGACGTCGTGGAGTATCTCTCGACGCTGCGTTAG